Proteins from a single region of Oncorhynchus tshawytscha isolate Ot180627B linkage group LG03, Otsh_v2.0, whole genome shotgun sequence:
- the LOC112245481 gene encoding transcription factor 21-like — translation MEDILFDLDQDGTTDFAFWGQMDPNFQFQAQLDTLLFDCTAVTGQLSPWSSFGGQSMFPDAQMTFTDLDSQSPGLGASAEVDSSSVDEPHEMSKRRQRRFVPHHPYKIQRHAANIRERKRMLSINSAFEELRCHVPTFPYEKRLSKIDTLRLAIAYIALLREILISGCDPKSYVDECMKNGYKNQTNAIWNTSDLTARLSWIKWD, via the exons ATGGAAGATATATTATTTGACTTGGATCAAGATGGCACTACAGACTTTGCCTTCTGGGGCCAGATGGACCCTAACTTCCAGTTCCAGGCCCAGTTGGACACTCTCCTCTTTGACTGCACCGCGGTCACGGGCCAGCTTTCGCCCTGGTCCTCGTTCGGTGGCCAGTCCATGTTTCCTGACGCACAGATGACCTTCACCGACCTGGACTCGCAGTCTCCCGGCCTTGGAGCCAGTGCTGAAGTGGACAGCTCCTCTGTGGACGAGCCCCACGAGATGAGCAAGCGCAGGCAGCGGCGGTTCGTGCCCCATCATCCGTACAAGATCCAGCGACACGCCGCTAACATccgggagaggaagaggatgctgAGTATCAATTCTGCTTTCGAAGAGCTAAGGTGCCACGTGCCAACATTTCCCTATGAGAAGCGCCTGTCTAAGATTGATACACTGAGATTGGCCATTGCCTACATTGCCCTCCTGAGAGAGATACTGATTTCCGGTTGCGACCCCAAGTCGTACGTGGACGAATGCATGAAGAATGGTTACAAGAATCAAACcaatgccatttggaacacaagcG ATCTGACAGCCCGGCTCTCATGGATAAAGTGGGATTAA